The DNA sequence GGTAGGAACATCAACCGCCCACATCTCCTGGACCTTTTTATAGATCTCCTCCCTCTTCTTCATATCCGGGACCGTCTGACCTTGGGTGAGGATCTTGTCCCACTCGGGATCAGAGAAATAGATCCCCATCCCGGCGGAACCGGCGGTTCCGGCGAATGCAGCCGTGTAGTTATCCGGGTCGATATAGTCCGGATACCATCCCAGCAGATAGGACTGCATCTGCTTGTTGTGCCACTGATCCCTGTAAGTTGCCCATTCCGCTGACTTCACGTTGACCTTCATCACCCCGGTGGCCTCAAACTGCTTCTGAAGGACCGCAGCCAGGTCCACCTCGGTATCCCCATAATGACTCGGGGTGTACCACAGGTCGAAGGTGAACTTGTTCTTCTCGTTGTAGCCCTTGGAAGCGAGCAGT is a window from the Deltaproteobacteria bacterium genome containing:
- a CDS encoding peptide ABC transporter substrate-binding protein, with amino-acid sequence LLASKGYNEKNKFTFDLWYTPSHYGDTEVDLAAVLQKQFEATGVMKVNVKSAEWATYRDQWHNKQMQSYLLGWYPDYIDPDNYTAAFAGTAGSAGMGIYFSDPEWDKILTQGQTVPDMKKREEIYKKVQEMWAVDVPTCPIFQGTLYVFTQKNVHGVKLSPTLRFNYDPLFKE